A stretch of the Filimonas lacunae genome encodes the following:
- a CDS encoding SDR family oxidoreductase — METTSNTLAGKQVVVLGGSAGIGLAVAQLAALLHAQVTIVSSNQQRLNQSLASLPQGTKAVAVDLSDEAAIKAFFDSLSTIDHLVYTAGENLQLGPVADMDITAAKQFLNIRYWGAMTAIKYATPKINPSGSIVLTSGVASIRPGKGWSLGTSICSAMEALTKVLALEMAPIRVNIVAPGMVMTQLWDNIPEANRNAMYEEVAKSLPAGYITKPEEIAPSYIHLMTQPYITGQRIIIDGGYALL; from the coding sequence ATGGAAACAACAAGCAACACATTAGCAGGAAAGCAGGTAGTAGTATTAGGTGGCAGCGCAGGAATCGGGTTGGCAGTAGCACAATTAGCTGCGTTATTACACGCACAGGTAACCATTGTTTCCAGCAACCAGCAACGCCTTAACCAGTCATTGGCATCATTACCACAAGGCACAAAAGCAGTAGCCGTTGACCTTTCCGATGAAGCCGCCATTAAAGCATTCTTTGATTCCCTCTCCACCATTGACCACCTGGTATATACAGCCGGAGAGAACCTGCAATTAGGACCTGTAGCAGACATGGATATCACAGCAGCGAAACAATTCCTGAACATCCGCTATTGGGGCGCTATGACCGCCATCAAATACGCCACCCCCAAAATAAACCCGTCCGGCTCTATCGTTCTTACCAGTGGCGTAGCCAGCATCCGGCCAGGAAAAGGTTGGAGCTTAGGAACCAGCATTTGCAGTGCCATGGAAGCACTTACCAAAGTATTGGCTTTGGAAATGGCCCCCATACGGGTAAACATTGTAGCGCCCGGCATGGTAATGACCCAGCTTTGGGATAACATACCAGAAGCAAACCGGAATGCAATGTATGAGGAAGTGGCAAAAAGTTTACCAGCAGGCTATATCACTAAGCCGGAAGAAATAGCCCCTAGCTATATTCATTTAATGACACAGCCTTATATAACAGGGCAACGCATTATAATAGACGGAGGATATGCTTTGTTGTAA
- a CDS encoding glucose 1-dehydrogenase produces the protein MKRLEGKVAIITGAARGMGAAHARLFAREGAKVILTDVLEKEGKLLADELGENVIYLKHDVTSPEDWEKVLRAAEDKFGPVTVLVNNAGITGAFANVAELDYLEFKKVMTINADGTFLGMKTVIPSMLKAGIGSIVNISSVSGLQVAPGSPNAAYVSSKFAVTGLTKMAALEYATRNIRVNSVHPGGVKTNIVADMSVFDDPKMLEPTPMKRFAEPMEISYLVLFLASDEASYITASEYKVDGGMTAK, from the coding sequence ATGAAAAGATTAGAAGGAAAGGTTGCCATCATTACTGGCGCCGCAAGGGGCATGGGTGCAGCACATGCTCGTTTATTTGCACGGGAAGGAGCTAAAGTCATATTAACTGATGTGCTGGAAAAGGAAGGCAAATTACTGGCTGACGAGCTGGGCGAAAATGTGATATACCTTAAGCATGATGTCACCAGCCCGGAAGATTGGGAAAAAGTACTCCGGGCTGCAGAAGATAAATTTGGCCCGGTAACAGTACTTGTTAACAACGCCGGCATCACAGGGGCTTTCGCCAACGTTGCTGAACTTGACTACCTGGAGTTTAAAAAAGTAATGACCATCAATGCAGATGGAACTTTCCTGGGAATGAAGACGGTGATACCATCAATGCTGAAGGCTGGTATTGGTTCAATCGTCAATATCTCTTCGGTATCCGGGTTGCAAGTAGCTCCAGGTTCTCCGAATGCCGCTTATGTTAGCAGCAAGTTCGCGGTGACGGGCCTTACAAAAATGGCAGCCCTGGAATACGCAACCAGGAACATCCGGGTCAATTCTGTACATCCCGGCGGTGTGAAAACAAATATTGTAGCGGACATGAGTGTGTTTGATGACCCCAAAATGCTCGAACCAACACCGATGAAGCGATTTGCAGAACCAATGGAGATTTCTTATCTCGTACTGTTTCTCGCCTCTGATGAAGCGTCGTACATCACTGCCTCAGAATATAAGGTGGATGGCGGTATGACAGCCAAATAA
- a CDS encoding serine hydrolase domain-containing protein, with protein sequence MKLLLTLLFTLNLLPVLAQNVTEIQHLNGQSIRAETLHQRLERIVDSTKLAGLQVAIINSSKTVWTSSFGYKDIENQKLLNDSTIMYAASLTKPVSAYIFLRLVDKGIFNLDKPVHFYLKKPIDQYPKWKDLADDTVAFNRITPRMLLSHSSGLPVLRQLYGNKVNLISRPGEKFYYSNEGINLLGFMIEEYTGKRLEAIAREEVFDPLDMPHTSMIWEKSFENNFSNAYFKDGKKYGSERRESSRAAGSMSTTADDYARFIINLMKRKGLQKTSMLQMLSPQIAVTSKRGFGALRDSVTHENDAIKLSWGLGIGLFRSPYGKGFFHTGHGDANQNYAVAFPEKGIAVVLLSNSENFEKVSSLIVQACIGDTYSPFKWLGHLD encoded by the coding sequence ATGAAACTATTGCTTACCCTTTTATTTACACTCAACCTACTTCCCGTATTAGCACAGAATGTAACTGAAATTCAACATCTTAATGGCCAATCCATCCGCGCCGAAACGCTTCATCAAAGACTGGAAAGAATAGTTGATAGCACAAAGTTGGCTGGCCTGCAGGTTGCCATTATTAACAGCAGCAAAACCGTGTGGACTTCAAGCTTTGGTTATAAAGACATTGAAAATCAAAAGCTCCTAAATGACAGCACTATTATGTATGCGGCGTCTCTTACCAAGCCTGTAAGTGCTTATATCTTTTTGCGGCTTGTTGATAAGGGGATATTTAACCTGGATAAACCAGTGCATTTTTATTTAAAGAAGCCTATTGATCAATATCCTAAATGGAAGGATCTGGCGGATGATACAGTAGCCTTTAACCGCATTACGCCCAGAATGTTATTAAGTCATAGTTCGGGTTTACCTGTGCTGCGTCAATTGTATGGTAATAAAGTAAACCTGATTTCCAGGCCTGGTGAAAAGTTCTATTACTCGAACGAGGGGATAAATTTGCTGGGTTTTATGATAGAAGAGTATACTGGTAAAAGGCTGGAAGCGATAGCCCGTGAAGAGGTATTTGACCCGTTGGATATGCCGCATACCAGTATGATTTGGGAAAAGTCTTTTGAAAATAATTTCTCCAATGCTTATTTCAAAGATGGCAAGAAATACGGTTCTGAAAGGCGGGAGAGTAGTCGTGCCGCAGGTTCTATGTCTACCACAGCAGATGATTACGCACGTTTTATCATTAACCTTATGAAGAGAAAGGGGCTGCAAAAAACTTCTATGCTGCAAATGTTATCGCCACAAATTGCGGTAACCAGTAAACGTGGCTTTGGTGCTTTGAGAGATAGTGTTACTCATGAAAACGATGCTATTAAATTGTCGTGGGGATTGGGTATAGGGTTGTTTCGATCGCCTTATGGTAAAGGCTTTTTTCATACCGGGCATGGGGATGCTAATCAGAACTATGCTGTGGCTTTTCCGGAAAAAGGTATTGCAGTGGTGTTGCTGAGTAATAGTGAGAACTTTGAAAAAGTATCTTCATTAATTGTGCAGGCCTGTATTGGCGATACTTATTCGCCTTTCAAATGGCTGGGGCATTTAGATTAA
- a CDS encoding NADPH-dependent F420 reductase, whose protein sequence is MKIGIIGTGAIGGTIARKMVAAGHQVSVSNSDDFEKLQNRSKELGALPKTLEDLVKDVEVIILSVPTIAIPTLPKTLLDKVPQDTIVVDTSNYYPFRDSDIEDIKKGKAESVWVSEQIGRPVIKAFNMLLAETLVSRGKPNGAPGRIAMAISGDDAKAKGIISGLVNEVGFDVVDAGNLENSWRHQPGTPAYCTELNVTELQLALNDGKRDVAPQIRDSVIKIFMESANQPSHDETVTINRSLFPKNPKKE, encoded by the coding sequence ATGAAAATTGGAATAATTGGTACAGGTGCCATTGGAGGTACAATTGCAAGAAAAATGGTGGCAGCAGGGCATCAGGTTTCTGTAAGCAATTCAGATGATTTTGAAAAATTACAAAACCGCAGTAAAGAACTAGGGGCTTTGCCGAAGACCTTAGAGGACCTTGTTAAAGATGTAGAGGTTATTATACTGTCCGTGCCGACCATAGCAATTCCAACCCTACCTAAAACTTTATTGGACAAGGTACCACAGGACACCATTGTAGTCGATACGTCTAATTATTATCCGTTTCGTGATTCCGATATTGAGGATATAAAAAAAGGTAAAGCGGAGAGCGTCTGGGTGTCTGAACAAATAGGTCGCCCTGTCATTAAAGCCTTTAATATGTTACTGGCAGAAACACTTGTATCCAGGGGGAAACCGAATGGCGCACCAGGGCGAATAGCAATGGCAATATCTGGCGATGATGCCAAAGCCAAAGGAATCATATCCGGACTTGTAAATGAAGTGGGCTTCGATGTTGTTGACGCGGGAAATCTGGAAAATTCATGGAGGCACCAGCCTGGAACGCCCGCTTATTGTACGGAGTTAAATGTAACGGAGCTCCAACTGGCGCTCAACGATGGTAAAAGGGATGTTGCTCCTCAGATCAGGGATTCTGTGATCAAAATATTCATGGAAAGTGCCAATCAGCCGTCGCATGATGAGACAGTTACCATCAACAGATCGTTGTTTCCTAAAAATCCAAAAAAAGAATAG
- a CDS encoding Crp/Fnr family transcriptional regulator gives MTKELINSLQQFGTTIPQADAGLIASAFTLRTYQEGETLFRGGTVCKEMFFIYEGVVRIASINETGNEVNFFFVREQALCTILDSFQQQTVTDSHIIAACPVRVGVVSKTQLDNLYHQLPYLQPLITHISQQLLIHKINLRNSYLSMQDSASRYKLFLELQADIALRVSLNNIASYLGITPQSLSRIHRNLR, from the coding sequence ATGACAAAAGAACTCATCAACAGCTTACAACAATTTGGCACAACCATCCCCCAGGCCGATGCCGGTTTAATTGCATCCGCCTTCACACTACGCACCTACCAGGAAGGCGAAACCCTTTTTCGCGGTGGCACAGTTTGCAAAGAAATGTTCTTTATTTATGAAGGCGTAGTACGCATTGCATCTATTAACGAAACAGGCAACGAAGTCAATTTTTTCTTCGTCAGAGAGCAGGCACTGTGCACCATACTCGACAGCTTTCAGCAACAAACCGTAACCGACAGCCATATTATCGCAGCCTGCCCCGTGCGCGTAGGTGTTGTTTCCAAAACACAGCTGGATAATTTATATCACCAACTCCCTTACCTGCAACCACTCATCACCCACATATCACAACAACTGCTCATTCACAAAATAAACCTGAGAAACAGCTACCTCAGCATGCAGGATTCCGCCAGCCGCTACAAACTTTTCCTGGAACTACAGGCAGACATAGCCTTACGGGTTTCTTTAAACAATATAGCATCTTACCTGGGCATTACTCCGCAATCCCTCAGCCGCATACACAGAAACCTGCGATAA